In Populus nigra chromosome 1, ddPopNigr1.1, whole genome shotgun sequence, one genomic interval encodes:
- the LOC133698641 gene encoding serine/threonine-protein kinase STY13-like isoform X2 translates to MKDQKSESGGGYVRADQIDLKSLDEQLQRHLSRASTVEKNKSKNDGDQGEGEGERETQRLTQNNNSTTITSHEWEIDPSKLIIKSVIARGTFGTVHRGIYDGQDVAVKLLDWGEEGHRSEAEVASLRAAFTQEVAVWHKLDHPNVTKFIGAAIGSSELNIQTENGQIGMPSNICCVVVEYCPGGALKSYLIKNRRRKLAFKVVVQLALDLARGLSYLHSKKIVHRDVKTENMLLDKTRTVKLADFGVARIEASNPNDMTGETGTLGYMAPEVLNGNPYNRKCDVYSFGICLWEIYCCDMPYPDLSFSEVTSAVVRQLISQPKLLCQITTLSSFFYSESEARNSSLLPELSCEYNEEMLGC, encoded by the exons atgaaGGATCAAAAGAGTGAAAGTGGTGGTGGGTATGTGAGAGCAGATCAAATAGATCTCAAGAGCTTGGACGAACAACTGCAAAGGCATTTAAGTAGAGCATCGACGGTGGAAAAGAACAAAAGCAAGAACGATGGAGATCAAGgcgaaggagaaggagaaagagaaacGCAAAGACTCACCCAGAATAATAACAGTACAACCATAACTAGTCATGAATGGGAGATTGACCCCTCCAAGCTCATCATCAAAAGTGTTATAGCTCGTGGCACCTTTGGCACCGTTCACCGTGGCATTTATGATGGCCAGGATGTTGCTG TTAAACTTCTTGATTGGGGGGAGGAAGGACACCGATCAGAGGCCGAGGTAGCTTCTCTGAGAGCTGCTTTTACACAAGAAGTTGCCGTTTGGCACAAGCTTGATCATCCTAACGTGACTAAG TTTATTGGGGCTGCAATTGGCTCATCAGAGTTAAACATACAAACAGAGAATGGTCAAATTGGCATGCCAAGTAACATTTGCTGTGTTGTTGTCGAATATTGCCCTGGGGGTGCTTTGAAATCTTACCTCATAAAGAATAGGAGAAGGAAGCTTGCTTTTAAAGTGGTTGTTCAATTGGCACTAGATCTTGCACGAGG GTTGAGCTATCTCCATTCTAAGAAGATTGTCCATAGAGATGTCAAAACTGAAAATATGCTTCTGGACAAGACACGTACAGTGAAATTAGCTGACTTTGGGGTTGCTCGCATCGAGGCATCAAATCCTAATGACATGACTGGCGAGACTGGAACGCTTGGGTACATGGCACCAGAG GTTCTCAATGGCAATCCGTACAACAGAAAGTGTGATGTGTACAGTTTTGGTATCTGCCTGTGGGAGATATACTGCTGTGACATGCCATATCCCGATCTTAGCTTCTCAGAAGTGACATCTGCTGTTGTGCGCCAG CTCATCTCACAACCAAAGCTTTTATGTCAAATTACCACcctttcctctttcttttactCTG AATCTGAGGCCAGAAATTCCTCGTTGCTGCCCGAGCTCTCTTGCGAATATAATGAAGAGATGCTGGGATGCTAA
- the LOC133676868 gene encoding protein NRT1/ PTR FAMILY 2.11-like, translated as MGDEEKQTPATLEISMENGNLKEEKTTSNDEPEIKYGGIKAMPFVIGNETFEKLGTVGSSTNLAVYLTTVFNMKSVKATTLLNVFNGTTNLAPLIGAYLSDTYFGRYWTLGFASVFSFLGMVVLMLTAAISTMHPPKCAPGAVCAGPTSWQLAFLLSGFAFLIIGAGGIRPCNLAFGADQFNPNTESGKRGITSFFNWYYFTFTFAMMISVTGIVYVQSNVSWAIGLGIPAFLMLLSCVTFFVGTRIYVIVKPQGSPITSIVQVLVAATKKRGLKVPDNSAMSLFNYIPAKSINSKLPRTEQFRCLDKAAIITDENQINLDGTAANPWKLCSVQQVEEVKCLLRIIPIWSTSILYQIPLLQQQTYVVFQALQMDRRLGSTNFKVPAATYIIFTMLTLSIWIPLYDRIIVPFLQRLTGKDGGITLLQRMGIGMILAILCTVVSGLVEENRRHIALTRPPLGQTNKGGSISSMSGMWLIPQLALAGLSEGFNYIAQIEFYYKQFPENMRSIAGSAFFAGGALSNYLCGFLVSIVHQITSGSKTGDWLDDDLNKGKLDYFYYVIAGLGILNFGYFLLCAKWYRYKDADDSTVGMATKGI; from the exons ATGGGGGATGAGGAAAAGCAGACACCTGCAACCCTTGAGATCTCCATGGAGAACGGAAATTTGAAGGAGGAGAAAACCACTTCAAATGATGAGCCAGAGATTAAATACGGAGGAATTAAAGCCATGCCCTTTGTCATAG GAAATGAGACCTTTGAGAAGCTTGGTACAGTTGGCTCTTCAACAAATCTTGCTGTGTATCTGACTACAGTTTTCAACATGAAGAGTGTCAAAGCCACCACACTTCTTAATGTCTTTAATGGCACGACAAACCTGGCACCTCTGATTGGAGCTTACCTCTCTGATACTTACTTTGGACGTTACTGGACCTTGGGTTTTGCTTCTGTCTTTTCTTTCCTG GGGATGGTGGTATTGATGCTAACAGCAGCAATCTCCACCATGCACCCTCCAAAGTGCGCCCCAGGTGCTGTGTGTGCTGGGCCAACAAGCTGGCAACTAGCCTTTTTATTAAGTGGGTTTGCTTTTTTGATAATCGGAGCTGGTGGCATCAGGCCTTGCAACCTAGCCTTTGGAGCTGATCAATTCAATCCCAACACTGAATCTGGCAAGAGGGGTATCACTAGCTTCTTCAATTGGTACTACTTTACCTTCACTTTCGCGATGATGATCTCGGTAACTGGCATTGTCTATGTGCAATCAAATGTTAGCTGGGCCATTGGTTTGGGGATTCCTGCATTTCTAATGCTCCTTTCATGTGTAACGTTCTTCGTGGGAACGAGAATTTATGTTATAGTGAAACCTCAAGGCAGCCCTATAACTAGTATAGTACAAGTACTTGTTGCTGCTACCAAGAAACGAGGCCTCAAGGTTCCTGATAATTCAGCTATGTCTCTTTTCAACTATATTCCAGCCAAATCTATCAACTCTAAGCTTCCTCGCACAGAACAATTTAG GTGTCTTGACAAAGCTGCAATCATTACAGATGAAAATCAGATTAACTTGGATGGTACAGCTGCCAACCCATGGAAACTTTGCAGCGTCCAACAAGTTGAGGAGGTGAAATGCTTGTTGAGGATAATCCCCATATGGTCAACATCCATACTTTATCAAATTCCCTTGCTCCAGCAACAGACTTACGTAGTGTTCCAAGCCCTTCAGATGGATAGACGTCTAGGCAGTACCAATTTCAAGGTGCCCGCTGCAACATATATAATCTTTACAATGTTAACCCTCAGTATTTGGATTCCCCTCTACGACAGAATCATCGTTCCATTTCTTCAAAGGCTTACCGGCAAAGACGGTGGGATAACATTGCTTCAAAGAATGGGGATTGGAATGATTCTAGCGATTCTTTGCACGGTTGTTTCTGGATTGGTGGAAGAAAATAGAAGGCACATTGCTTTAACAAGGCCACCGTTAGGCCAGACGAACAAAGGTGGCTCTATATCATCAATGTCTGGTATGTGGCTGATACCACAACTTGCACTTGCTGGACTTTCTGAGGGTTTCAATTATATTGCACAGATTGAATTCTACTATAAGCAATTCCCAGAAAATATGAGGAGTATTGCCGGATCAGCCTTCTTCGCGGGTGGTGCTCTCTCTAATTATCTCTGTGGTTTCCTTGTTTCTATAGTCCACCAAATTACTTCAGGGAGTAAAACTGGAGATTGGTTGGATGATGATCTTAACAAAGGAAAATTGGATTACTTCTATTACGTGATTGCTGGTTTGGGGATCCTCAACTTTGGATATTTTCTTTTGTGTGCCAAATGGTATAGATACAAAGATGCAGATGATAGCACAGTGGGGATGGCTACAAAAGGAATCTGA
- the LOC133673769 gene encoding peptidyl-prolyl cis-trans isomerase CYP38, chloroplastic-like produces MAAIIPCHYCSSMAISKLPRSHIPLGNINHVNAAWWGRQLSLRCSLKASQKAQLRNKLKVKLFSLKECAISIALAVGLLTGMPFVDWSPNAYAANPAMPDLSVLISGPPIKDPGALLRYALPIDNKAIREVQKPLEDITDSLKVAGVKALDSVERNLRQSSQALKQGKSLIISGLAESKKDHGVELLDKLETGMDELQQIVVDRNRDAVAPKQKELLSYVGSVEEDMVDGFPYEVPEEYQSMPLLKGRATVDMKVKVKDNPNTDEFMFRIVLDGYNAPVTAGNFLDLVQRHFYDGMEIQRADGFVVQTGDPEGPAEGFIDPSTEKTRTIPLEIMVNGEKSPFYGATLEELGLYKAQTRLPFNAFGTMAMARDEFENNSASSQVFWLLKESELTPSNANILDGRYAVFGYVTENEDYLADLKVGDVIESIQVVSGLDNLVNPSYKIAR; encoded by the exons ATGGCAGCCATAATCCCGTGCCACTATTGTTCTTCCATGGCCATCTCCAAACTACCCAGAAGCCATATTCCTTTGGGGAACATTAACCACGTCAATGCTGCTTGGTGGGGTCGGCAGCTCTCACTCAGATGTTCTCTCAAAGCCTCCCAGAAGGCTCAGCTCCGTAATAAACTG AAAGTGAAGTTATTTTCCTTGAAGGAGTGTGCAATCTCTATTGCTTTGGCTGTTGGATTGCTAACAGGAATGCCTTTTGTAGATTGGTCTCCAAATGCTTATGCAGCTAATCCAGCGATGCCTGATCTTTCAGTGTTAATATCTGGACCACCAATCAAAGACCCGGGTGCATTATTAAGATATGCTCTGCCAATTGACAATAAAGCTATAAGGGAAGTACAAAAGCCACTTGAAGATATCACAGATAGTCTCAAGGTCGCTGGAGTCAAGGCACTTGATTCTGTGGAGAGA AATCTCAGGCAATCATCTCAAGCCCTTAAGCAGGGAAAGAGTTTGATTATCTCAGGCTTAGCTGAATCAAAGAAGGACCATGGAGTGGAGCTGCTTGATAAGCTTGAAACTGGAATGGATGAACTTCAACAGATTGTGGTGGATCGGAACAGAGATGCAGTAGCACCTAAGCAGAAGGAGTTGCTTAGTTATGTTGGCAG TGTTGAAGAGGATATGGTGGATGGCTTCCCATATGAGGTGCCTGAGGAATACCAGAGTATGCCTCTATTGAAGGGAAGAGCAACTGTGGATATGAAGGTCAAGGTCAAAGACAATCCCAATACAGACGAGTTTATGTTCAGGATTGTTCTAGATGGTTACAATGCACCAGTAACTGCTGGGAACTTTTTGGACTTGGTGCAACGGCACTTCTATGATGGAATGGAAATTCAAAGAG CGGATGGCTTTGTTGTTCAAACCGGGGATCCTGAAGGTCCTGCAGAGGGTTTTATTGATCCTAGTACAGAGAAAACTCGGACAATACCGTTGGAAATCATGGTCAATGGAGAGAAATCACCATTCTATGGGGCAACTTTGGAG GAGCTTGGTTTATACAAGGCTCAGACGAGGCTTCCATTCAATGCATTTGGAACAATGGCCATGGCCAGAGAT gaGTTTGAGAACAACTCAGCTTCAAGCCAAGTATTTTGGCTACTAAAAGAAAGTGAGCTAACTCCCAGCAATGCAAATATACTGGATGGTCGATATGCTGTCTTTGGTTATGTTACGGAAAATGAGGATTATTTAGCAGATCTCAAGGTTGGAGACGTGATAGAGTCCATTCAAGTGGTTTCTGGCCTCGATAATCTGGTTAACCCAAGCTATAAAATTGCCCGTTAG
- the LOC133698641 gene encoding serine/threonine-protein kinase STY13-like isoform X1, which translates to MKDQKSESGGGYVRADQIDLKSLDEQLQRHLSRASTVEKNKSKNDGDQGEGEGERETQRLTQNNNSTTITSHEWEIDPSKLIIKSVIARGTFGTVHRGIYDGQDVAVKLLDWGEEGHRSEAEVASLRAAFTQEVAVWHKLDHPNVTKFIGAAIGSSELNIQTENGQIGMPSNICCVVVEYCPGGALKSYLIKNRRRKLAFKVVVQLALDLARGLSYLHSKKIVHRDVKTENMLLDKTRTVKLADFGVARIEASNPNDMTGETGTLGYMAPEVLNGNPYNRKCDVYSFGICLWEIYCCDMPYPDLSFSEVTSAVVRQNLRPEIPRCCPSSLANIMKRCWDANPDRRPEMEVVVFMLEAIDTSMGGGMIPLDQPQGCLCFRRYRGP; encoded by the exons atgaaGGATCAAAAGAGTGAAAGTGGTGGTGGGTATGTGAGAGCAGATCAAATAGATCTCAAGAGCTTGGACGAACAACTGCAAAGGCATTTAAGTAGAGCATCGACGGTGGAAAAGAACAAAAGCAAGAACGATGGAGATCAAGgcgaaggagaaggagaaagagaaacGCAAAGACTCACCCAGAATAATAACAGTACAACCATAACTAGTCATGAATGGGAGATTGACCCCTCCAAGCTCATCATCAAAAGTGTTATAGCTCGTGGCACCTTTGGCACCGTTCACCGTGGCATTTATGATGGCCAGGATGTTGCTG TTAAACTTCTTGATTGGGGGGAGGAAGGACACCGATCAGAGGCCGAGGTAGCTTCTCTGAGAGCTGCTTTTACACAAGAAGTTGCCGTTTGGCACAAGCTTGATCATCCTAACGTGACTAAG TTTATTGGGGCTGCAATTGGCTCATCAGAGTTAAACATACAAACAGAGAATGGTCAAATTGGCATGCCAAGTAACATTTGCTGTGTTGTTGTCGAATATTGCCCTGGGGGTGCTTTGAAATCTTACCTCATAAAGAATAGGAGAAGGAAGCTTGCTTTTAAAGTGGTTGTTCAATTGGCACTAGATCTTGCACGAGG GTTGAGCTATCTCCATTCTAAGAAGATTGTCCATAGAGATGTCAAAACTGAAAATATGCTTCTGGACAAGACACGTACAGTGAAATTAGCTGACTTTGGGGTTGCTCGCATCGAGGCATCAAATCCTAATGACATGACTGGCGAGACTGGAACGCTTGGGTACATGGCACCAGAG GTTCTCAATGGCAATCCGTACAACAGAAAGTGTGATGTGTACAGTTTTGGTATCTGCCTGTGGGAGATATACTGCTGTGACATGCCATATCCCGATCTTAGCTTCTCAGAAGTGACATCTGCTGTTGTGCGCCAG AATCTGAGGCCAGAAATTCCTCGTTGCTGCCCGAGCTCTCTTGCGAATATAATGAAGAGATGCTGGGATGCTAATCCAGACAGACGGCCGGAGATGGAGGTGGTTGTTTTCATGTTAGAGGCAATTGACACGTCCATGGGTGGAGGTATGATCCCCCTTGATCAGCCTCAAGGTTGTCTCTGTTTTCGCAGGTACCGAGGGCCGTGA